Genomic window (Paraglaciecola psychrophila 170):
TCATTGGCGAGTACTAATAATCCAAATTTTAATAATTTTGGTGCCAACAAAGAAATCATCGCGTTTTTTGAAGACAACGGTAAAGGTATGGATGAGTTACCTTTGGACGGGGTATTTACAGGGCAATTTAACCTTGCAATTGCCGATGGCGAATGGGTCCCTATTTTTGCTGTATCTACACCTATGTTTACCCGTGAGCAGGTTGATCCTAATATTACGCTGTTGGCCAATCCTATTAAAGTGACGTTTGAGCTGGATGGTGGGGGCGAGGGTCATCACAAACTTAAAGTGGATGCTCAACGTGAATATGTTGATATGTCGACTTTATTGATCGATGGAAAAGTTCGCTTTCCAAATGGCGATATACAGAATTTTTCTATTACAGATATGTCATCTGATGTTCGAGAGTATTTAATTGTTAGTTATGAGTATGGCGTATACCGCGTTAAATTGACTGCCTATGGAAATACCACACAAGGCAGAGAGTTTATTTTGGATGTGCCAGAATATAGCTTCTTAACAGTGGAGCCAGAGCCAGTTGTTGTAGCTGTTGAACCAAATAGTGTGGACCCATCTCTAGAGGATAATGCCAGCGTGCAGAACGCATTGCCCAAGCAAGAATTACCTTTAGTTGATGAAAAAATGTCAACTTCAACCCTTGTCTCATTGATTGTGAGTATTAATCTGTTTCTTTTAATTGTGGGTGGCGGGTTAATTTGGTGGCTTACCTTAGAAAAAAAACCTGATTTTAAATTTATGAAAAGATCTAAAAATATTGTTGTTGCTAAAGACACTAAAAATTCTCTGAATTTTTTAACAAAAATGTTTAAACGCAAACCCAAAGGGACAACAGCAGAAAAGAAACCTCAGGCTAAAGATAAATCTGACCCTGGGTTTATGGACATATGCCTCCCTAAAGAATGATTATTGTCCGCTTAATCAACAAATTGTTTAATACTACAGCAATCAATGCTTTTAACTGAATATCCTACAAAAAAGCTATTGACTAGTATGGGGTGAACCCGTATTATCTGCGCCGCGGTTGGGAAGGGAGTTAAATAAATTCTTACTTAACCGTTTGATAACATTGAAAATTATGGAGTGGTAGTTCAGTTGGTTAGAATACCGGCCTGTCACGCCGGGGGTCGCGAGTTCGAGTCTCGTCCACTCCGCCATTAAATTGTTTGCTAGTCTCTTCTTATGTGAAAATTCTTTTTCGACCCTATTAACACTACGCTATCTGCTTATGGTTTGATAATATTGTGTTATGTTCTATATCTATATTTATATGATGCTTTGACGCTATCCTCTGAGAATTAATCCCTATGCTTTTGTTGTTGTTATATATCGTTATCGCGTTAGGCTTTTCGTTTGTTTGCTCTATAGCAGAAGCGGTTATCCTAAGCATTTCTTCTGCCTATATTTCTGTATTAGAAAAAAAAGGCCATCCATCAGGGAAGTTGCTGAAAAAGCAGGTCAGTGATATCAATCGACCTCTTGCCGCTATTTTGAGTTTGAATACCATTGCGCATACGATGGGAGCAGCTGGTGCAGGCGCACAGGCGGCTGTAGTGTTCGGGGATGCTTATTTAGGCATTGCTTCGGCTATTTTGACTTTGTTGATTTTAGTTTTTTCTGAAATTATCCCTAAGACCCTTGGAGCAACTTATTGGCGTAAACTTGCACCAGCTACCGCCTATTTTTTAAAATATTTGATCATTGTTTTGTGGCCATTTGTACAAATGGCGCAAAAAATGACATCCAAAATGCAAGATGAGTCACCTCTTATTGGTTTGAACCGCGATGAATTATACGCGATGACTGCGTTGTCTTTTGAAGAAGGTCAAATTGCTGCCCGAGAAGCTACTGTGATGCAGAACCTACTTAGCTTAAAGCAACTTAAAGTTCGGCAAGCCATGACCCACAGAACAGTCGTTTTTTCGTTACCTGATAATATGATTGTTGAGAATTTTTTACAAAATCACGCTGATGTGTCATTTTCACGGATCCCTATCTATGAAGATGGTGAGCCAGAAAAAATTACCGGTTATGTATTAAAGTCAGATTTATTATTGGCCTACGCTCGTGGCAATGCTGACAAAGAGCTTAAGACTTACCAAAAGGATATGGTCACCATACTAAGCAGTATGTCGTTAGCCAATGCCATTGCACCCTTACATTCACAACGAGGAAATATGTTACTTATCGTGGATGAATATGGTGGTTTAGAGGGGGTGTTAACGGTTGAGGATTTAGTTGAGAGCTTGTTCGGTATTGATATCATTGATGAAAGCGACCAAGTGGTAAGCATGCGAAAATTAGCTCGAATATTGGCTAAAAGAAGAGAAAAGAAGCGTTTACGTAAGCATCAGAAAACCAACAGTTCAAATGCAAATTAGGGAAATATGCTGATTATGAGTGAGTTACTCAAATGTACCAATCTGTCCAAAGAATATAACGATGGAGAAAACAGGGTTAAGGTGCTTAAAAACATCAATTTTTCTATTAATAAAGCCGAGCAAGTTGCCATTGTAGGCAGTTCAGGCTCGGGTAAAAGTACCTTATTACACTTGCTAGGGGCTCTAGATAAACCTACCTCAGGGCAAGTGACGTTTGAACAACAAGACATATTTACTTTTAGCAGCAATCAACAAGCTCAATTTCGTAATCAATCCCTTGGTTTTGTTTATCAGTTCCATCATTTATTACCCGAGTTTAGTGCGTTAGAAAACGTCGCTATGCCTCTATTAATAGCTAAAAAAGCTATTAAACAAGCAAATGAGTCAGCCATGGCTATGTTGGATAAGGTCGGGTTATCTCACCGATACAAACATAAACCTGCTGAATTATCGGGTGGTGAACGGCAACGTGTGGCTATTGCCAGAGCTTTGGTGACCCAACCCAAATTAATACTTGCAGACGAACCGACAGGCAACCTAGATCAAAAAACCGGTGAAAGTATTTACCAGTTACTCAGTGACTTACGCGAGCAAATGCATACCAGCTTTGTGGTGGTGACCCATGATACTCAATTGGCTAAAAGATTAGACCGCTCTTTACACTTAATCGACGGCTGCTTGAGTGATGCATCCACTGAAACAATAGACATTTTAACAAACGATATAAAGGGCACTATCTAGTGCATTTGGTGTGGTTGTTAGCGTGGCGTTTCCGTTCAAATAAACGCCAGAATGGTTTTATATCATTTATTTCGGCTTCTTCAACTTTTGGGATTGGCTTAGGGTGTTTTGTGCTGATCCTGTTGTTGTCGGTAATGAACGGTTTTGAAAAAGAATTAAAAGATCGTTTGTTGTCTGTTATTCCCCATGCAGAATTTAAATCTGTTTATGCCAGTGGCATTGAAAACTGGCCTGCAGAAGTAGAAGCTTTGCAGCATCACCCCGAAGTGATTTTTGTCGAACCTTATGTAAACGCCACGGGAATGTTGCAAAAAGGCAATAACATGAAGGCGGTTGAGATGACCGCCTTAGATCCCCTTTATGCATCTGATGGTGTTATCCCAAGTTTAGTTTCAAGCGAACAATGGCAGCAATTTCAATTAGATGAAAACGCCACTATGTTAGGCATCGGCTTGATGCAAAAGTTAGATTTGGTAGTCGGTGATAAAGTACAAATTTTATTGCCTCAGCTATCAGAAGATTTTAGTTTAAGTGCCCCAAAAACTCTGCGACTAAATATCATTGCCAGTTTAGATATGGGCGGTGAACTGAGTAATCATATTGGCTATATGCATATGTCTCTGGCTGCACAGGCACAAAATATTAAGTATGGTGCCCAGGGAATACGTTTAAGATATCGAGATGCTTTTAGTGCAAGGGAATTAACACGTGAAATTGGCTATAAATTAACACCTGAAGTATATATGTCGGATTGGACTATTAACGATGGCAATCTGTATCAAGATATTCAGTTGGTGAGGGCGGTGGTGTATATCGCATTAAGTTTGGTCATCGCCGTGGCGTGTTTTAACATTGTTTCTACCCTAGTGATGGCGGTTAACGAAAAGCAAAGCGAAATTGCGATGCTTAAAAGTATGGGGGCAAAAAACAGCCTGATTATTTCAGTTTTCATGTTACAAGGTACATTTAATGGCCTGATTGGCACAATAGTAGGCGTAATATTTGGGGTTTTGGCGGCGACTAATTTAGCCGCTATTGCGAGTTTTATTGAAGATTTGTTAGGTGTACAATTCTTATCAGGCGATGTTTATTTTATTAATTTTTTGCCTTCAGAATTAAACTGGAATGAAGTTTATTTTACCGCTCTCATTGCTATAGTTTTGAGCATTTTAGCCACACTTTATCCAGCAATAAAAGCCGCGAGAATTAATCCTGCAAAAGTCTTGGGGCACTAATTTTTTATCTACAGCAAAATTAACAACGATAGTCATAATAATAGTGGTGCTGGGCGCTGCTGTATATTCTGAGTTAGAGGAAATTTAGATGACAAAAAACACTATTGAAGTAAAAAACTTGCAAGTAACCAAACAAAAAGACTGGGCAGCAGGGTTAACGGCTGTTGTGTCTGCATATAAAAATGTCAGTACTAAAGTTGGTCCCATTAAAGGTACTAGATTACTCACTCAACTCAATCAAATTGAAGGCTTTGACTGTCCCGGTTGTGCTTGGCCAGATCCCTTATTAAAGCGTTCGACCTTTGAATTTTGTGAAAATGGCGCCAAAGCCATAGCAGATGAAGCCACGTCAAAACGGGCAACATCAGCATTTTTTGAGCAACATAGTATTGAAGATTTAAAATACAAGTCTGATCGTTGGTTAAATGATCAAGGACGTTTAGTTGAACCGTTATTTCTAGCTGAAGGTGCTAAACATTATCAACCCATCAGTTGGTCAGATGCCCTCGAACTGATTGCAAAAAATTTAAGTCAACTCGACTCACCCAACCATGCTGCCTTTTATACATCTGGGCGCACCAGTAATGAAGCTGCGTTTTTGTATCAGTTATTTGTTCGTCAATTTGGTACTAATAATTTACCCGATTGTTCAAACATGTGTCATGAGTCCAGCGGTGTTGGATTAACTGAAACCATCGGTGTGAGTAAAGGTACGGTGTCATTACACGATTTAGAAAATAGCGAAGCTATTTTTATTTTTGGGCAAAATCCCGGATCAAACCACCCACGAATGCTGACTTCACTACAAGCCGCTAAACGTCAAGGTGCTAAAATTGTCGCTATTAATCCGTTAGATGAAGCGGGTTTAAAACGTTTTAAAAACCCACAAGAAGCGGAGGGTCTTATTGGTGCGGGTACTGCGTTACGGGATTTGTATTTGCCAGTGAAAATAAACGGTGACGTGGCTTTTCTTAAAGGATTGTGTAAAGCATTAATTGAAAGAGATGCAGCTGGGCAAGATGTTTTAGATCATGGGTTTATCGCAGAATATTGCCATGGTTTTACTGCTTTTGAACAGAACATGCTTGACACTTCTTGGACTCATATTGAACAGCATAGTGGATTAACGCAAAACCAAATTAATCAAGCCGCTGATATCGCTTGTGCCTCGAAGAAGACTATTTGTTGCTGGGCTATGGGTATGACTCAACATAAAAATGCGGTGGCTAATGTTCAGTTGATGACCAATTTTTTAATGTTGCAGGGCAATCTGGGTAAACCTGGCGCGGGTGTATGTCCAGTGCGAGGGCACAGTAATGTGCAAGGTGATCGCACTATGGGAATTTGGGAGAAACCGTCAACTGCTTTTTTAGATGCTTTGCAGCAAACGTATGATTTTGAAGTGCCAAGAGAGCCTGGCTACGACACTATAGAAACTATTCAAGCAATGGCGAAAGGGCAGGTTAAAGTATTGTTTGCACTAGGTGGTAATTTTTACCGAGCCACACCAGACCATACAGCGACTAAGCAGGCTTTGGCTAATTGTGAACTTACTGTTCAAGTTTCGACTAAATTAAATCAATCACATTTGTACACAGGTAAAAACGCGTTGATTTTGCCAGCGCTAGGACGAACTGAACTTGATCAACAAACATCTGGTATTCAAACAGTTACCGTAGAAAATTCTATGGGCGTAGTGCAAACGTCTCACGGAAAAATTCCACCTGCATCTAATTTACTCAAAAGTGAAGTGGCGATTGTAGCTGATTTAGCTACGTTAACGTTGCCGAATAGCCAGATTAACTGGCTGCAGATGAAGGCAGACTACCGATTAATCCGTGACGGAATTGCCCAGGTAATACCTGACTTTGAACGTTTTAATCAACGAATCGAAGAATTTGGCGAATTTGAATTGCCTAATGTGGTTAGAGATGAGCGTAAGTTTGTAACTGCCAGCGGAAAAGCAAATTTTATAGTGCATGATATAGAGTCTGTGCATGTGCCAGCGGGCTGTTTATTAATGATGACTATTCGTAGTCACGACCAATTTAATACTACTGTATACACTAACAATGATAGATATCGTGGTATTCATGGTAGCCGCCGAGTTATTTTTGTGAATGCAGAAGATTTAATAGATTTAGGCTTACAGGCTGGGCAACAAATAGATATTCACAGCCATTGGCAAAACGAAAAGATACACACTAGAACCGCAGACGATTTTACCCTGGTGGAATATGGCATACCTCGAGGGTGTGCAGCCGCTTATTATCCTGAAACCAATGACTTGATCCCCCTGAGTAGTGTCGCAGATAAAAGTAATACCCCCGCATACAAGTCAGTCGTGATCAGCCTGCATAAGAAAACAGATAAAGAAAACTAATACTAAAAATAGTGCTTTAGTGTTAATTTTAAAGATAAAAAATATTTTAAACCACCGAGGGAAAAGAGAGCATAGAGAAAAGCAAAAAAATATTTTAGTTTTAATCCATTTTTTCTTCTGGGTAGCGCTCCTTTTCCTATGTGGTGTATAATTTTAGCCTTATGAGTCTGCGCGACCCATAAATTTACTTTCTGATGTGTTGACTTTGATTTTTTCACCAGAAGCTATGTATTCAGGTACTTGAACCACTAATCCTGTGGCTAATGTGGCGGGTTTTGTGCGAGCGCTGGCCGATGCACCTTTTATAGAAGGGTCGGTTTCAGTGATAAGCAAGTCGACAGAAGCTGGTAGTTCAACGCCCACTGGTTTTCCTTCCACTAATAAAATTTGCAGGCCTTTAGTATCTTCGGTGATAAAAGGTAATTCTTCACTGATGGTGTCTGAGTTTAATGAGTATGGTGAATAGTCTTCGTCATCCATAAACACATACTCGTCGCCATCAACATAGGAAAAACTCACTTTATTACGGTGGAAATCGACTAAATTGAGTATTTCATCGGCTTTAAAACTTTCATCTGCCTTTGCACCTGTGCCCACTTCATACAAACGCATTCTATATAAACTGGCTCCAGCACGACCGCTTGGTGTCATTTTATTGATGTCTTTAACAATATAAGTTTTGCCATTATATTCAACGGCTGCATTCTTTTTAATTTCACTGGCTTTTGGCATGTTTAGGACTCTTTAAAGGGCTTTATGATATTTTACGGAAAAAATAACATGAAAACCAAAATAGGCAAGTGAAGTTGTGTTTTATAATCAACAACTTTTCACTCGTTAGTTGTCATGCTTTTTGGCATAATCTCACTCTACGTTTATTACTCTTCATCATTTATTAAGGCGTTATGTCCAAAACATCATCTTTGTTTGCTGTCGATGGCAAATTATCTGAGGCTATCGACGGGTTTGTTCCGCGCCAAGCACAAACTGATATGGCTGTTGCCGTTGAAAGTACTATCAAAAATAAAGCCGCTCTTATTGTTGAAGCTGGTACTGGAACAGGTAAAACCTTTGCTTATTTAGCCCCTGCATTATTATCTGAAAGAAAAACTATTGTCTCCACTGGGACTAAAAATCTGCAGGAGCAGCTTTTTTATCGTGACTTACCTCTGATAAAGAAAGCCCTGGGTTCAAATAGTAAGACGGCTTTGTTAAAAGGCCGTGCTAACTATTTGTGTTTGCATCGGTTAAGACAACATGGTGGAAACAGCACGCTAGTTGATAGACAAACACTGACCGAACTCACTCAAGTCAGGGTATGGGCTTCAAGTACTAAAACTGGCGATATGGGTGATATGAGATCGTTGGCAGAAGATGCTAAGGTGTTGCCTTTTGTCACTTCTACAGCAGATAACTGTTTGGGTAAAGATTGCCCAGACTATGAAGACTGTTATTTGGTCAAAGCACGTCGTAAAGCACTTGATGCTGATGTTGTTGTGGTTAATCACCATTTGTTTTTTGCTGATATGGCTTTAAAAGATACCGGCTTTGGTGAGCTTATTCCTGAGGCTGACCTAGTCGTATTTGATGAAGCCCATCAAATACCTGACATTGCTAGTGAGTATTTTGGTGAGACATTTTCAAGCAGACAAATGCTGGACATCAGCCGCGACGTCGAAGTGGTGTATCGCACTGTACTTAAAGACGCTAAACAATTACAAAGTGCTGCTGAAAAATGCAAAATGATTGCCGCAGATCTTCGCATTCTATTCCCTGAAAATCCCGCCAAGGGCAATTGGCGTCAAATGTTGTCTCGAGACGATGTACAAACTCAAATCAGTAAGTTAACTGATAGCCTCAATGTGTTGTACGAAGTACTAAAATTACATGTTGGCCGTGATAAAGACCTTGATACCATCTTTGAGCGAGTGTCAGAATCTAGAGGTAAGTTAGCACGTTTAACCGATACTACGCAGTTAGGTGTGAGCCTTTGGTATGAGACCACGATGCGGCATATAGTCTTGCATTTGACACCATTAAGTATCTCGAAAAAATTTGCCGATTTTATCGCTGAGCCAAAACGCAGTTGGGTCTTTACCTCGGCCACCTTGATGGTTGATGGCGCTTTTACCCATTTTCAACGTCAGATGGGATTAGACAATGCAACGACTTTGTCTTTGGATAGCCCTTTTGATTACCCTAATCAAGCCATGTTATGTGTGCCGCGTTTCTTGCCAGAGCCTAACGCTCGAGAAATGCGCGCCACTCTATTAGATATTTCTATTAAATTGGTTAAAGCCAGTCGTGGTAGGTGTTTTTTATTATTTACGAGTCATGCCACACTTAATGCTATTGCTAGTCAGCTAGAAGATAAAATCGATAACCCTATTTTAGTTCAGGGATCTACGACCAAGCGCGCATTGCTGGAAAGTTACATAGAGAATAAGGATGCCGTGTTATTGGGCACCGGGGCATTTTGGGAAGGCGTGGATGTTCGAGGCGACGATTTGACTTGTGTGTTAATTGATAAATTACCTTTCGCGTCACCAGACGATCCGTTACTACAGGCAAGGATCGAAGATTGCCGTAAAAGTGGTGGTAACCCTTTTGTACAGTTACAAATCCCCCAAGCCGCTATTGCCTTAAAACAAGGGGCAGGGCGCCTAATACGTGACGAGACTGATAAAGGTGTATTAGTCATATGCGATAACCGATTGGTTACTAAAGATTATGGAAAAATTTTTATGGGGAGTTTGCCAGATATGCATCGCACCCGTGACTTACAAAAAGCAGTGGATTTTTTACACAATATTCACAGCGATAAAGATGAAGTTGAGATTCAATCATGAATATTTTAATTATCGATACTGCGACCGAGGCATGTTCAGTTGCCCTTGAGGTCAACGATCAAATTTTTAAGCGTTTCGAAATTTGCCCACAGCAACACAGTCAACGAATATTGCCAATGATTGATGAGGTATTAAAAGAAGCAAACGTAACACTTCAAGACTTAGACTATTTAGCCTTTGGTCGCGGTCCCGGAAGTTTTACCGGGGTGCGGATTGCGACTGGGGTGTTGCAGGGATTAGCACTCGGAACTGGACATAAAGTGGTGGGTATATCAACTTTAGCGGCTATGGCACAGCAAGGTTACGCAGAAAACCAAACAGAACAGGTAACTGCAGCAATAGATGCTCGTATGTCTGAAGTGTACTTTGGCCAGTATCAACTTCAAAATAACATCATGACTTTGATTGGCGAAGAACAAGTGATACCACCACAGGATGCCGCTTTGCTGCTCAAAGATAACTCTTCAATGGCCGGTGTTGGAACTGGGTGGCAGGCATATTCAGAATTAAATACGGCGTCTAAGGTCAAGGTGCTAACCGCTGTTTTATATCCAAATGCGTTGTATATGTTGCCCTTAGCTAAAGCCTTAATCGCTGCAGGTCAGGCTGTCGAAGTAGAGGACATCCAACCCGTTTATTTACGTGACAAAGTGACCTGGAAAAAATTACCAGGACGCGAGTAAATACTGGATAGAATAATTTGGAATGATTCTTGTATTACATTAGCGGTAGATTCTTGTATTACATTGGCACTAAAAGTTTGTTGGCATTTGTTCTGTGATTAGGAAAAGTTGTTGAGTATAGATTCACTATCTTTATTAAAAGCATCTGATATCGCCCGTTCATCCCGGGATAAGCCTCGTGAAATAAAGTCAGATAAAGGCCATGATGAGAATCTGCAAAATGCTCAAATTTCTATTATCCGCAAGGGTGACAGTGAGACGCTTGAAAAAGCAGCCTCATTTAAGCAACAAACTGACTCTCTTTCTAGCAATAGTTTAAATGAAAAGGCAGCCATTGCTGCTTATCAAAGCATGGATAAGGAGCAGCAACGGCAGGGCATTCAATTATTATTGGGTGTTGATACCTTCGTTTGATCTATTCTTCCTTCTAATAGATATAAATATAAACTCAAAATTCAGTAGCTGTTCAGTTACTATAAATAAAATAACAGATAAACATATCTTGTTTGATCTATCTGAGGAAAATTATGAATATTCGCATATGTACTATATTAATCACTTTGTTTCTGGTTGGCTGTTCAACATTTCCTGACAAGCTTCAGCTTGATGATACTACCCAATTAATCTCTTATGAGGATGCCGCTTCAAAGGCCGAAGAAGTTAAAAACAAGACGTTGCGATGGGGAGGGGCTATCGCAAAAGTCGAAAACAAGCCTGATTATACTGTTTTTGAAATGGTTTATTATCCATTAAACGGTTATGGTCGTCCGGTTTCAGGTGAGGAGAGCATGGGACGTTTTCGTGTTCGGGTAAATGGCTTTATGGATCCTATGGTTTATCAAGTGGGACGTTTGATGACATTTACTGCACAGTTAAATGGTTTAGAAAAAGGTTTAGTTGGTGAGCATGACTACGTATTTCCAACAGCATCTGTTAATTCTTATTATTTATGGAAAAACGTGCAACGTATTGATGTTAGCGGGGTGCAATTATGGCCATATCGCTATTGGAACTCAGGGTACCAAAATTGGAACTACCCGCGACACTACCGTAGAAATGTAATTATTCGTAGTTCGGGTGGAAATAACAATCATAAAATTAAGTCATCTCGCCCAAGCGGTGCGACGAGTTATCCTAAACCTGTCAATATAAAAAGAATTGAAAGATAGCGGTAACCACATGCCAAGCCGGCAATTTATCGCTGAATAAGCGGCAAAATATTGCCGCTTTTTTGTGTTTAAAATTTGTAGTTTAAAAAAGGAAGATTTGTGCAACAAGACCTTGAATTCCCTCTTGCAAATATTACCCTTCGTGGTGTCGGTTATGGTGATCATAGCAAACCTATGATTTTGGCATTGCATGGTTGGTTAGACAATGCTTTAAGTTTTCAGCCTATTGCTGAGTACCTAAGCGATTATTATATTTTGGCATTAGACATTACTGGTCATGGGTTGTCTTCGCATCGTAGTAACGGTGCTCATTATCATCTTATTGATTTTGCCTACGATTTACATGAGTTGATAGAGTCCCAAGGTTGGCAGTCTTTTATATTAATGGGGCACTCAATGGGCGGCATTATTTCAACTATTTATAC
Coding sequences:
- a CDS encoding CNNM domain-containing protein, with product MLLLLLYIVIALGFSFVCSIAEAVILSISSAYISVLEKKGHPSGKLLKKQVSDINRPLAAILSLNTIAHTMGAAGAGAQAAVVFGDAYLGIASAILTLLILVFSEIIPKTLGATYWRKLAPATAYFLKYLIIVLWPFVQMAQKMTSKMQDESPLIGLNRDELYAMTALSFEEGQIAAREATVMQNLLSLKQLKVRQAMTHRTVVFSLPDNMIVENFLQNHADVSFSRIPIYEDGEPEKITGYVLKSDLLLAYARGNADKELKTYQKDMVTILSSMSLANAIAPLHSQRGNMLLIVDEYGGLEGVLTVEDLVESLFGIDIIDESDQVVSMRKLARILAKRREKKRLRKHQKTNSSNAN
- a CDS encoding lipoprotein-releasing ABC transporter permease subunit — encoded protein: MHLVWLLAWRFRSNKRQNGFISFISASSTFGIGLGCFVLILLLSVMNGFEKELKDRLLSVIPHAEFKSVYASGIENWPAEVEALQHHPEVIFVEPYVNATGMLQKGNNMKAVEMTALDPLYASDGVIPSLVSSEQWQQFQLDENATMLGIGLMQKLDLVVGDKVQILLPQLSEDFSLSAPKTLRLNIIASLDMGGELSNHIGYMHMSLAAQAQNIKYGAQGIRLRYRDAFSARELTREIGYKLTPEVYMSDWTINDGNLYQDIQLVRAVVYIALSLVIAVACFNIVSTLVMAVNEKQSEIAMLKSMGAKNSLIISVFMLQGTFNGLIGTIVGVIFGVLAATNLAAIASFIEDLLGVQFLSGDVYFINFLPSELNWNEVYFTALIAIVLSILATLYPAIKAARINPAKVLGH
- a CDS encoding FdhF/YdeP family oxidoreductase, which gives rise to MTKNTIEVKNLQVTKQKDWAAGLTAVVSAYKNVSTKVGPIKGTRLLTQLNQIEGFDCPGCAWPDPLLKRSTFEFCENGAKAIADEATSKRATSAFFEQHSIEDLKYKSDRWLNDQGRLVEPLFLAEGAKHYQPISWSDALELIAKNLSQLDSPNHAAFYTSGRTSNEAAFLYQLFVRQFGTNNLPDCSNMCHESSGVGLTETIGVSKGTVSLHDLENSEAIFIFGQNPGSNHPRMLTSLQAAKRQGAKIVAINPLDEAGLKRFKNPQEAEGLIGAGTALRDLYLPVKINGDVAFLKGLCKALIERDAAGQDVLDHGFIAEYCHGFTAFEQNMLDTSWTHIEQHSGLTQNQINQAADIACASKKTICCWAMGMTQHKNAVANVQLMTNFLMLQGNLGKPGAGVCPVRGHSNVQGDRTMGIWEKPSTAFLDALQQTYDFEVPREPGYDTIETIQAMAKGQVKVLFALGGNFYRATPDHTATKQALANCELTVQVSTKLNQSHLYTGKNALILPALGRTELDQQTSGIQTVTVENSMGVVQTSHGKIPPASNLLKSEVAIVADLATLTLPNSQINWLQMKADYRLIRDGIAQVIPDFERFNQRIEEFGEFELPNVVRDERKFVTASGKANFIVHDIESVHVPAGCLLMMTIRSHDQFNTTVYTNNDRYRGIHGSRRVIFVNAEDLIDLGLQAGQQIDIHSHWQNEKIHTRTADDFTLVEYGIPRGCAAAYYPETNDLIPLSSVADKSNTPAYKSVVISLHKKTDKEN
- the efpL gene encoding elongation factor P-like protein EfpL, whose product is MPKASEIKKNAAVEYNGKTYIVKDINKMTPSGRAGASLYRMRLYEVGTGAKADESFKADEILNLVDFHRNKVSFSYVDGDEYVFMDDEDYSPYSLNSDTISEELPFITEDTKGLQILLVEGKPVGVELPASVDLLITETDPSIKGASASARTKPATLATGLVVQVPEYIASGEKIKVNTSESKFMGRADS
- a CDS encoding TIGR03503 family protein; its protein translation is MLKQNVSALVFCLIAHVSWSVQATPQGQQDSELSAVSQSSGSPLTQLGTDYHNGIELLQNRFRIDFEVDEITMIFFRDFGSAPIVLVQPDGSKIFQSSADGSSVFWFDSSTYDMISIKNPMPGPWQAVGQISPESRVMVISDLALHADPLPNIIFSGEILKKTAYLTNNGVPIDYTAFRDVVELTISLASTNNPNFNNFGANKEIIAFFEDNGKGMDELPLDGVFTGQFNLAIADGEWVPIFAVSTPMFTREQVDPNITLLANPIKVTFELDGGGEGHHKLKVDAQREYVDMSTLLIDGKVRFPNGDIQNFSITDMSSDVREYLIVSYEYGVYRVKLTAYGNTTQGREFILDVPEYSFLTVEPEPVVVAVEPNSVDPSLEDNASVQNALPKQELPLVDEKMSTSTLVSLIVSINLFLLIVGGGLIWWLTLEKKPDFKFMKRSKNIVVAKDTKNSLNFLTKMFKRKPKGTTAEKKPQAKDKSDPGFMDICLPKE
- a CDS encoding ATP-dependent DNA helicase codes for the protein MSKTSSLFAVDGKLSEAIDGFVPRQAQTDMAVAVESTIKNKAALIVEAGTGTGKTFAYLAPALLSERKTIVSTGTKNLQEQLFYRDLPLIKKALGSNSKTALLKGRANYLCLHRLRQHGGNSTLVDRQTLTELTQVRVWASSTKTGDMGDMRSLAEDAKVLPFVTSTADNCLGKDCPDYEDCYLVKARRKALDADVVVVNHHLFFADMALKDTGFGELIPEADLVVFDEAHQIPDIASEYFGETFSSRQMLDISRDVEVVYRTVLKDAKQLQSAAEKCKMIAADLRILFPENPAKGNWRQMLSRDDVQTQISKLTDSLNVLYEVLKLHVGRDKDLDTIFERVSESRGKLARLTDTTQLGVSLWYETTMRHIVLHLTPLSISKKFADFIAEPKRSWVFTSATLMVDGAFTHFQRQMGLDNATTLSLDSPFDYPNQAMLCVPRFLPEPNAREMRATLLDISIKLVKASRGRCFLLFTSHATLNAIASQLEDKIDNPILVQGSTTKRALLESYIENKDAVLLGTGAFWEGVDVRGDDLTCVLIDKLPFASPDDPLLQARIEDCRKSGGNPFVQLQIPQAAIALKQGAGRLIRDETDKGVLVICDNRLVTKDYGKIFMGSLPDMHRTRDLQKAVDFLHNIHSDKDEVEIQS
- the lolD gene encoding lipoprotein-releasing ABC transporter ATP-binding protein LolD; translation: MSELLKCTNLSKEYNDGENRVKVLKNINFSINKAEQVAIVGSSGSGKSTLLHLLGALDKPTSGQVTFEQQDIFTFSSNQQAQFRNQSLGFVYQFHHLLPEFSALENVAMPLLIAKKAIKQANESAMAMLDKVGLSHRYKHKPAELSGGERQRVAIARALVTQPKLILADEPTGNLDQKTGESIYQLLSDLREQMHTSFVVVTHDTQLAKRLDRSLHLIDGCLSDASTETIDILTNDIKGTI
- the tsaB gene encoding tRNA (adenosine(37)-N6)-threonylcarbamoyltransferase complex dimerization subunit type 1 TsaB, which codes for MNILIIDTATEACSVALEVNDQIFKRFEICPQQHSQRILPMIDEVLKEANVTLQDLDYLAFGRGPGSFTGVRIATGVLQGLALGTGHKVVGISTLAAMAQQGYAENQTEQVTAAIDARMSEVYFGQYQLQNNIMTLIGEEQVIPPQDAALLLKDNSSMAGVGTGWQAYSELNTASKVKVLTAVLYPNALYMLPLAKALIAAGQAVEVEDIQPVYLRDKVTWKKLPGRE